CATGCCAACGCGCTCAAGCGCTCGGGCCGGCCGGTGATCGTGCTGGGTGCGGGCGAGCCCGACTTCGACACGCCCGACCACATCCTGGAGGCGGCGCGCCGGGCGCTGGCGCGCGGAGAGACCCGCTACACGGTGCTGGACGGCAGCCCGGCGATGAAGGAGGCGGTGCGCGAGAAGTTCCGGCGCGACAACGGCCTGGACTTCGCCCTGGACGAGATCACCGTGGGCACGGGCGCCAAGCAGGTGCTCTACAACGCGTTCATGGCCACGCTGGACCCGGGCGACGAGGTGATCCTGCCCGCGCCCTACTGGTCGTCGTATGCGGACGTGGTGACGATCGCGGGCGGCGTGCCGGTCACCGTGCCGTGCACCGAGGCGGACGGCTTCCGGCTGGTGCCGGCCGCGCTGGAGGCCGCCATCACGCCGCGCACGCGCTGGCTGCTGCTCAACTCGCCCTCCAATCCCACCGGGGCCGCCTACAGCGCCGCACAATTGCGCCCGCTGCTGGACGTGCTGCTGCGCCACCCGCAGGTGTGGCTGCTGTCGGACGACATCTACGAGCACATCCTGTACGACGGCGCGGCCTTCGCCACGCCGGCCGCGCTGGAGCCGCGCCTGAAAAACCGCTGCCTCACGGTGAACGGCGTGTCCAAGGCCTATGCGATGACGGGTTGGCGCATCGGCTTTGCCGGCGGCCCGCGCGAGTTGATCGCCGCCATGGCGGTGGTGCAGAGCCAGTGCACCTCGTGCCCCTCCTCCATCAGCCAGGCGGCGGCCATCGAGGCGCTGACCGGGCCGCAGGCCATCGTGGCCGAGCGCTGCGCGGACTTCCAGGCCCGCCGCGATTTCGTGGTGCAGGCGCTCAACCAAGCGCCCGGCCTGCGCTGCCGCACGCCCGAGGGCGCGTTCTACACCTATGCCAGTTGCGCCGGCACGCTGGGCCGCACCACGCCGGGCGGCGCGCTGCTCAAGACCGACGTGGATTTTTGCCAGTACCTGCTGGCCGAGTACGAGGTGGCCGTGGTGCCGGGCACGTATTTCGGGCTGGCGCCGTACTTTCGCATCTCATACGCTACCTCGATGGCCCAGCTGCAGATGGCCTGCCAGCGCATCCAGGACGCCTGCGCGGCGCTGCGGTGAGCCGGCCCGCCGTGTTTCCATTCCTTCAACGCCCTTGATCGACGCCTTCATGACTTCCACCGTTTCCCCCCG
This region of Acidovorax sp. GBBC 1281 genomic DNA includes:
- a CDS encoding pyridoxal phosphate-dependent aminotransferase, whose amino-acid sequence is MTATLPTALANGAAPPGAFTPARRIAALGVSPILRITDHANALKRSGRPVIVLGAGEPDFDTPDHILEAARRALARGETRYTVLDGSPAMKEAVREKFRRDNGLDFALDEITVGTGAKQVLYNAFMATLDPGDEVILPAPYWSSYADVVTIAGGVPVTVPCTEADGFRLVPAALEAAITPRTRWLLLNSPSNPTGAAYSAAQLRPLLDVLLRHPQVWLLSDDIYEHILYDGAAFATPAALEPRLKNRCLTVNGVSKAYAMTGWRIGFAGGPRELIAAMAVVQSQCTSCPSSISQAAAIEALTGPQAIVAERCADFQARRDFVVQALNQAPGLRCRTPEGAFYTYASCAGTLGRTTPGGALLKTDVDFCQYLLAEYEVAVVPGTYFGLAPYFRISYATSMAQLQMACQRIQDACAALR